The following are encoded in a window of Haloarcula halophila genomic DNA:
- a CDS encoding M48 family metalloprotease — protein MGRDTHLNRRILLTLALLLVVDLAVVATAAYLLTPWLAPLRDAVAAALPFGGLSAQVAWWLAVLLPALSLFVWGQLRYTRARTLNKVDAREVSQREYPDLSERVHRLAQLADMKPPTIAVADSAVPNSFAVGTIGSATLVVSDGLLETLSGDELDAVLAHELMHVKNRDATVMTLASFLPALTNGEHGLLDDMLPGERGSKLVVGALAVCGAYLLSARIMAAPVGSLGFTLGFVVLAGITVVLGGVLLGVFTAPVVVLSRSLSKYREYAADRSAALLTGDPAALVTALETLDSEVAVTPETDKRHAYEGVRGLCFLAGGFRTGTETDRFHVETRSHPPTADRIDRLRSVESAS, from the coding sequence ATGGGGAGAGATACCCACCTCAACAGACGGATCCTGCTGACGCTTGCGCTCCTGCTGGTCGTCGACCTCGCGGTAGTCGCGACGGCCGCATACCTCCTGACACCGTGGCTCGCACCCCTCCGCGACGCCGTCGCGGCGGCGCTGCCCTTCGGCGGGCTGTCGGCCCAGGTAGCGTGGTGGCTCGCGGTCCTGTTGCCGGCGCTGTCGCTGTTCGTCTGGGGACAGCTCCGATACACCCGCGCGCGGACACTGAACAAGGTCGACGCCAGGGAAGTGAGCCAACGGGAGTACCCCGACCTGAGCGAACGCGTCCACCGGCTAGCACAGCTCGCCGACATGAAACCCCCGACGATCGCGGTCGCGGACTCCGCGGTCCCCAACAGTTTCGCCGTCGGCACCATCGGAAGCGCCACACTAGTCGTCAGCGACGGCTTGCTGGAGACGCTTTCCGGCGACGAACTCGACGCCGTGTTGGCCCACGAACTGATGCACGTCAAGAACCGGGACGCGACGGTCATGACCCTCGCTAGCTTCCTGCCAGCGCTGACGAACGGCGAACACGGGCTATTGGACGACATGCTCCCGGGCGAACGCGGCAGTAAACTCGTCGTCGGAGCGCTCGCCGTCTGCGGCGCGTACCTCTTGAGTGCACGAATCATGGCCGCCCCGGTCGGCAGCCTCGGATTCACCCTCGGCTTCGTCGTCCTCGCCGGGATCACGGTCGTTCTCGGCGGCGTGTTGCTCGGGGTGTTTACCGCTCCGGTCGTCGTCCTGAGCCGCTCGCTCTCGAAGTACCGCGAGTACGCCGCCGATCGCAGCGCGGCGCTGTTGACCGGGGACCCGGCCGCGCTGGTCACGGCTCTGGAGACGCTGGACAGCGAGGTCGCGGTGACGCCGGAAACCGACAAGCGACACGCCTACGAGGGCGTTCGTGGACTCTGCTTCCTCGCCGGTGGCTTCCGGACGGGGACCGAGACGGATCGGTTCCACGTCGAAACCCGCTCACATCCGCCGACGGCGGACCGGATCGATCGACTCCGTTCGGTCGAATCGGCGTCCTGA
- a CDS encoding DUF7269 family protein — translation MTSQTTTVEPTGDERLAADDDGVEVPDEPVRNHHTEVDERSHDRTRVDARIDREPAGRLWLVFSVAGLAALGAAAVVVTFPGLVDVTASPDTVGQLRSAAPVLGAVIGALGLYGLYDRHESPEWESDEPVELPAANPEMTQGTEQTVVGADIDELLESIDGRVDPYNGLEASYAADIRRELRETAERVIADSTGVSESVAAEAVASGTWTDDQRAASFLGDETVADPSLGVQLRDWASGEGFDRRVEATLAAIERVERGDLR, via the coding sequence ATGACGAGCCAGACCACGACCGTCGAACCGACGGGAGACGAGCGGCTGGCTGCCGACGACGATGGTGTCGAGGTACCGGACGAGCCAGTGCGGAACCACCACACCGAAGTGGACGAGCGAAGCCACGACCGCACCCGCGTGGATGCGCGGATCGACCGTGAACCCGCCGGCCGGCTCTGGCTCGTGTTTTCGGTTGCCGGTCTCGCCGCGCTCGGGGCCGCTGCGGTGGTCGTGACGTTCCCCGGGCTCGTCGACGTGACGGCGAGTCCCGACACGGTGGGGCAGCTCCGCAGCGCTGCGCCGGTTCTGGGGGCCGTCATCGGCGCTCTCGGTCTGTACGGCCTGTACGACAGACACGAATCCCCGGAGTGGGAGAGCGACGAACCGGTCGAACTGCCCGCTGCGAACCCGGAGATGACCCAGGGGACCGAACAGACGGTCGTCGGTGCGGACATCGACGAGCTCCTGGAGAGTATCGACGGCCGGGTCGACCCGTACAACGGCCTGGAAGCCAGTTACGCCGCCGACATTCGCCGTGAGCTACGCGAGACAGCCGAGCGAGTCATCGCTGACTCGACCGGCGTGTCGGAGTCGGTCGCCGCCGAAGCGGTCGCGAGCGGGACCTGGACGGACGACCAGCGGGCGGCCTCGTTCCTCGGCGACGAGACGGTCGCCGACCCGTCGCTGGGTGTCCAACTCCGTGACTGGGCGTCCGGCGAGGGGTTCGACCGGAGAGTCGAAGCCACGCTGGCAGCGATCGAGCGGGTCGAACGGGGTGATCTCCGATGA
- a CDS encoding DUF58 domain-containing protein — protein MSERLNARGDIGIWVALVAGAVGVVTGNTAVFMVAVVGLVYAAYEAAASVPEPELTITRALAPETPLPGQEVEVTVTVRNDGLDYLPDVRIVDGVPDRLRVTEGSPRFGTTLDVDESASFTYTITARRGEHAFGETTVVCRNLTGGAEYRTTAEIETELDCSTDAERLDMPPQTLPQSGRVQADAAGEGVAFYAIREYQSSDPMSRIDWNRFARTNELATVEFQETKAASVVLLVDARHPIAAEPRAPNAVQYCTYAAERLATALLEEENHVGAAVFDSCAYLRPSADRVQARRVREFLLEEIGGSDGYRATAEGTDWSVSDMSGQRFFEGIDGIEQRYGVADGGNPIKTLKRSIPSEAQIVFCSPLLDDTAADVAKRFAAYGHAVTLVTPDVTGSETPGATLESLDRDDRVDDLRSAVRVVDWEPDQPLSKALLQAMEGWSA, from the coding sequence ATGAGTGAGCGCCTGAACGCCCGAGGTGACATCGGTATCTGGGTCGCACTGGTCGCCGGCGCGGTCGGTGTCGTCACCGGCAACACGGCCGTCTTCATGGTCGCCGTCGTCGGACTCGTCTACGCCGCCTACGAGGCGGCCGCGAGCGTCCCCGAACCGGAGTTGACGATCACTCGCGCGCTAGCGCCCGAGACGCCCCTCCCCGGGCAGGAGGTCGAGGTGACCGTCACGGTCCGTAACGACGGGCTCGACTACCTCCCGGACGTGCGGATCGTCGACGGCGTCCCGGACCGGCTCCGCGTGACCGAGGGGTCCCCACGGTTCGGGACGACCCTGGACGTCGACGAATCGGCGTCGTTCACCTACACGATCACCGCCCGCCGTGGCGAACACGCGTTCGGCGAGACGACGGTGGTGTGTCGCAACCTCACCGGCGGTGCCGAATACCGGACGACCGCAGAGATCGAAACGGAACTGGACTGCTCGACCGACGCGGAACGGCTCGACATGCCACCACAGACGCTGCCACAGAGTGGACGGGTCCAGGCGGACGCGGCCGGCGAAGGCGTCGCGTTCTACGCCATCCGCGAGTACCAGTCCTCGGATCCGATGAGCCGCATCGACTGGAACCGCTTCGCCCGAACGAACGAACTGGCGACCGTGGAGTTCCAGGAGACGAAAGCCGCAAGCGTGGTCCTGTTGGTCGACGCACGGCACCCGATCGCCGCCGAGCCGCGGGCACCGAACGCCGTCCAGTACTGCACCTACGCCGCGGAGCGACTGGCGACCGCGCTCCTCGAGGAGGAGAACCACGTCGGCGCGGCCGTCTTCGACTCCTGTGCGTATCTCCGCCCGTCCGCCGACCGTGTCCAGGCCCGGCGAGTCCGCGAGTTCCTGCTCGAAGAGATCGGGGGGAGCGACGGCTACCGCGCGACCGCCGAGGGGACCGACTGGTCGGTCAGTGATATGAGCGGACAGCGCTTCTTCGAGGGGATCGACGGGATCGAACAGCGCTACGGCGTCGCGGACGGCGGGAACCCGATCAAGACGCTCAAGCGATCGATCCCGTCCGAAGCACAGATCGTCTTCTGCAGCCCGCTGTTGGACGATACCGCCGCAGACGTGGCCAAGCGTTTCGCCGCCTACGGACACGCCGTCACCCTCGTGACGCCGGACGTGACCGGTAGCGAGACGCCTGGCGCGACACTGGAGTCCCTGGACAGGGACGACCGTGTCGACGACCTGCGCAGCGCCGTCCGTGTCGTCGACTGGGAACCCGACCAACCGCTGTCGAAGGCGCTCTTGCAGGCGATGGAGGGGTGGTCGGCATGA
- a CDS encoding succinic semialdehyde dehydrogenase: MAAESVGDRLDETTCDRLRNRVTTVGDREALPVTAPYTNEVVGTVPRCRPADVDAAVDRARSAQSAWAARSVENRATVLERFADSVLANRERLLDVVQVETGKTRLDALAEVLDVVLTADYYAENGPEQLAGSRRGSRLPGLTRVETHHDPVGVAGFVEPWNYPLTLAISDFLPALLAGNTVVLKPAEETPFTALLAHELLVEAGVPEDVVQVVTGEGEPLGEPLVAGVDQITFTGSTETGRAIGSLAGEHLVDASLELGGKNPAIVLADADLDAAVRALVWGSYANAGQLCLSFERIYVEQSVYAEFRDRFVEATASRSLGATFDFGPNVGSLISEAQRSVVETHVKDARARGGTVLTGGKRREDVGPLFYEPTVLADLPAEATAATAETFGPVVTIEPVPDAAAGVRRANATDYGLHASVWTADRERGRSLARQIRAGSVSINDAFAGMWASTDAPMGGVADSGIGRRHGPEGISKFTETQTVTSQRGPPLVPIDAVPAGIIARGAILGIGAVRRLKRRLPPWL; encoded by the coding sequence ATGGCAGCGGAGTCAGTCGGCGACCGCCTCGACGAGACGACCTGTGACCGCCTTCGGAACCGGGTCACGACGGTCGGGGATCGTGAGGCCCTGCCGGTCACCGCACCGTACACGAACGAGGTCGTCGGGACGGTCCCGCGGTGTCGACCGGCGGACGTCGACGCAGCCGTCGATCGAGCCCGTTCGGCACAGTCGGCGTGGGCAGCACGGTCGGTCGAAAACCGTGCTACCGTCCTCGAGCGGTTCGCCGACAGCGTCCTCGCGAACCGCGAGCGACTGCTCGACGTGGTCCAGGTCGAGACCGGCAAGACCCGCCTCGACGCGCTGGCGGAAGTCCTCGACGTCGTCCTCACCGCCGACTACTACGCCGAGAACGGACCCGAACAGCTCGCCGGCTCCCGTCGTGGCAGCCGTCTCCCCGGGCTCACTCGCGTCGAGACACACCACGACCCGGTGGGCGTAGCCGGGTTCGTCGAACCGTGGAACTACCCGCTCACGCTCGCGATCTCGGATTTCCTCCCGGCGTTGCTCGCCGGCAACACGGTCGTCCTCAAACCCGCCGAGGAGACACCCTTCACGGCGCTGCTGGCTCACGAACTGCTCGTCGAGGCGGGCGTTCCCGAGGATGTGGTCCAGGTCGTCACCGGCGAAGGCGAACCCCTCGGCGAGCCACTCGTCGCCGGCGTCGACCAGATCACCTTCACCGGCAGCACCGAGACCGGCCGTGCGATCGGTTCTCTCGCCGGGGAGCATCTCGTCGACGCCTCGTTGGAGTTAGGCGGCAAGAACCCGGCGATCGTTCTCGCCGACGCGGATCTGGATGCGGCCGTCCGCGCGCTCGTCTGGGGGAGCTACGCCAACGCCGGCCAGTTGTGCCTCTCCTTCGAACGGATCTACGTCGAACAGTCCGTCTACGCTGAGTTCCGAGATCGGTTCGTCGAAGCGACCGCCTCCCGTTCGCTCGGGGCTACCTTCGACTTCGGCCCGAATGTCGGCTCGCTGATCAGCGAGGCACAGCGATCGGTCGTCGAGACCCACGTCAAGGACGCCCGGGCTCGTGGTGGGACTGTCCTGACCGGGGGCAAGCGCCGCGAAGATGTCGGGCCACTGTTCTACGAGCCGACCGTCCTCGCCGACCTCCCGGCCGAGGCAACCGCCGCGACGGCGGAGACGTTCGGCCCGGTCGTCACGATCGAACCCGTCCCCGACGCGGCAGCGGGCGTCAGACGGGCAAACGCGACCGACTACGGCCTCCACGCCAGCGTCTGGACGGCCGACCGCGAACGCGGGCGATCACTCGCCCGACAGATCCGGGCCGGGTCCGTGTCGATCAACGACGCCTTCGCCGGGATGTGGGCGTCGACGGACGCGCCGATGGGCGGTGTCGCCGACTCCGGGATCGGCCGCCGACACGGCCCGGAGGGGATCAGCAAGTTCACCGAGACACAGACCGTGACGAGCCAACGTGGCCCGCCGTTGGTCCCCATCGACGCCGTTCCGGCGGGGATCATTGCACGCGGTGCGATCCTCGGTATCGGCGCGGTTCGTCGACTCAAGCGTCGTTTGCCACCGTGGCTGTGA
- a CDS encoding translation initiation factor IF-5A: MAREQTEVRELDEGSYVMIEDTPCKIDSYSTAKPGKHGSAKARIDARGVFDSKKRSLSQPVDAKVWIPIIDRKQGQVVSVDGTDAQVMDLETYDTFTMLMPDDVELSPDDEIEYLEYEDQRKITRT, encoded by the coding sequence ATGGCAAGAGAGCAGACCGAAGTTCGCGAACTCGACGAAGGTAGCTACGTGATGATCGAAGACACGCCGTGTAAGATCGACTCCTACAGCACGGCCAAGCCGGGCAAACACGGCAGTGCGAAAGCCAGGATCGACGCACGTGGCGTCTTCGACAGCAAGAAGCGCTCGCTGTCCCAACCGGTCGACGCGAAGGTCTGGATCCCGATCATCGACCGAAAGCAGGGACAGGTCGTCTCGGTCGACGGCACCGACGCACAGGTCATGGATCTCGAAACCTACGATACGTTCACGATGCTGATGCCCGACGACGTCGAGCTCAGCCCCGACGACGAGATCGAGTACCTCGAATACGAGGACCAGCGCAAGATCACGCGCACGTAA
- the speB gene encoding agmatinase — protein sequence MFPGANTDRARADYAIVGAPLDASTSFRPGTRFGPRRTREFSEQFDDYDHHTGQQFTDLAVYDHGDVGPTADTDEYLTFLEGTVDDLAEEGAVPLLLGGEHTVTVAAVRALDPDVFVCLDAHLDLRESYAGDTLSHATVTRHALASADRAVILGARTGSEAEWDRATAGDVTAVPPAEVPDWTPSLDDERAYLSVDIDAADPGFAPGTGTPEPFGLDPSTMHEVLRAVAPHAIGFDVVEVNDRDDGQAATLAAKLLRAFVFAHADG from the coding sequence ATGTTTCCCGGTGCGAACACCGATCGCGCCCGCGCCGACTACGCGATCGTCGGGGCGCCACTCGACGCCTCGACGTCGTTCCGGCCCGGGACGCGGTTCGGTCCGCGCCGGACCCGCGAGTTCTCCGAGCAGTTCGACGACTACGACCACCACACCGGTCAGCAGTTTACCGACTTGGCCGTCTACGACCACGGCGATGTCGGGCCGACGGCCGACACCGACGAGTATCTCACCTTCCTCGAAGGGACAGTCGATGACCTCGCGGAGGAGGGTGCCGTCCCGCTCCTACTGGGGGGCGAACACACTGTCACCGTCGCCGCCGTCCGCGCGCTGGACCCGGACGTGTTCGTCTGTCTGGACGCTCATCTCGACCTCCGGGAGTCGTACGCCGGCGACACGCTCTCGCACGCGACGGTCACACGCCACGCGCTCGCGAGTGCTGATCGGGCGGTGATCCTCGGCGCACGTACCGGTAGTGAAGCCGAGTGGGACCGGGCAACAGCGGGGGACGTGACGGCCGTCCCGCCCGCGGAGGTCCCCGACTGGACGCCCTCGCTGGACGACGAACGGGCCTACCTCTCGGTGGACATCGACGCCGCCGATCCGGGGTTCGCGCCGGGAACGGGGACACCGGAGCCGTTCGGGCTCGACCCGTCGACGATGCACGAGGTCCTGCGGGCGGTGGCCCCACACGCGATCGGATTCGACGTCGTTGAGGTCAACGACCGCGACGACGGCCAGGCCGCGACGCTGGCCGCGAAACTCCTCCGCGCGTTCGTCTTCGCGCACGCGGACGGGTGA
- a CDS encoding deoxyhypusine synthase: MTENEDRETFHHDPIGHAEARAGMTVGELADSYGEAGIGANDLHEAIDVYSEMLDDDVTTFFGLAGAMVPTGMRAIVSELIRDGHIDVLVTTGANCTHDSIEAIGGKHHHGEVTPPEKTEREHDETLRDEGVDRIYNVYLPQEHFALFESHLREEVFSELEPEGAVSIQRMTEELGRANAAVNEREGVAEDAGILAAAYENDVPVYCPAVQDSVLGLQAWMYSQTSEFTLDALADMTDITDIAYEADSAGAMVVGGGVPKNYVLQTMLVSPDAYDYAVQLTMDPSNTGGLSGATLEEARSWGKLEKDARNVSVYADATITLPLVVAAARERVGE; this comes from the coding sequence ATGACCGAGAACGAGGACCGGGAGACGTTCCACCACGACCCGATCGGACACGCCGAGGCGCGGGCGGGGATGACCGTCGGCGAACTGGCGGACAGCTACGGCGAGGCCGGGATCGGCGCGAACGACCTCCACGAGGCCATCGACGTCTACAGCGAGATGCTCGACGACGACGTGACAACCTTCTTCGGGCTGGCCGGGGCGATGGTGCCGACGGGGATGCGGGCGATCGTCAGCGAACTGATCCGGGACGGCCACATCGACGTATTGGTCACCACCGGGGCGAACTGCACGCACGACAGCATCGAAGCCATCGGCGGCAAACACCACCACGGCGAGGTGACCCCGCCCGAGAAGACCGAGCGCGAACACGACGAGACGCTCCGTGACGAGGGCGTCGACCGGATCTACAACGTCTATCTCCCCCAGGAACACTTCGCGCTGTTCGAGAGCCACCTCCGCGAGGAAGTGTTCTCGGAACTCGAACCCGAAGGGGCCGTCTCCATCCAGCGCATGACCGAGGAACTGGGCCGGGCCAACGCCGCGGTGAACGAACGTGAAGGTGTCGCCGAGGACGCTGGCATCCTGGCGGCAGCCTACGAGAACGACGTGCCGGTCTACTGCCCGGCCGTCCAGGACTCGGTACTGGGCCTCCAGGCCTGGATGTACTCCCAGACCAGCGAGTTCACGCTCGATGCGCTCGCGGACATGACCGACATCACCGACATCGCCTACGAGGCCGACAGCGCAGGCGCGATGGTCGTCGGCGGCGGCGTCCCCAAGAACTACGTCCTCCAGACGATGCTCGTCTCGCCTGACGCTTACGACTACGCCGTCCAGTTGACGATGGACCCCTCGAACACGGGCGGCCTCTCGGGCGCGACCTTAGAAGAGGCCCGGTCGTGGGGGAAACTGGAGAAAGACGCCCGGAACGTCTCGGTGTACGCCGACGCGACCATCACACTCCCGCTGGTGGTCGCGGCGGCCCGGGAGCGAGTCGGCGAGTAG
- a CDS encoding DUF7519 family protein produces MSGIDTRPVRSTATLAGVLAVLTALAVGLSIGDPLPVVSAVGGAVLLAGGTWALGEESNARVAAGSVMAVAGIVGFALTVVFAAGGSRLAAFLGLAIGTMYVLLDAVTDSADDGNQLGAALRESGNALLVGIVVAVLLSVTAQYNVLSGVVFGVSGLAAITPLVGFVTLQIGAVLVLLLLNRVVPVLEGWLPDPGSGDRTLDTLSEVGMSRTEVPVTVWAVLGVEGVVALFPQAQVLFNAFLAGTPVVGSLLRVALSGLVHVPLVVLAVGLLGILLASGLQRWVVDWLGDDPARTLSLQSGGIVAVVATILGTTAVSLLGIDLFGRSTAVSTLIGPAAVVLGGLVTAVLLIGLVVAVVPLLSHRGFLPQPAGGFALGSAVLFLTILLGAELGVPTVLVIAGSAATLLIWDAGAHASSIGLQLGRDAGTSDSEFVHVTGTGLVLGLAVVGAIAARYLVVPAIAPRQTSAAALRSVIALFLIVLAILALGLALSVRSDSPVAE; encoded by the coding sequence ATGAGCGGGATCGACACGCGGCCGGTCCGTTCGACGGCGACGCTCGCCGGCGTCCTCGCGGTCCTGACTGCGCTGGCCGTCGGTCTGAGTATCGGCGATCCGCTCCCGGTCGTGTCGGCGGTCGGAGGCGCGGTGTTACTCGCGGGCGGGACCTGGGCGCTCGGCGAGGAATCGAACGCACGTGTCGCCGCCGGCAGCGTCATGGCAGTCGCCGGCATCGTCGGCTTCGCGCTCACGGTCGTGTTCGCGGCCGGCGGGAGCAGGCTTGCAGCCTTCCTCGGGCTGGCGATCGGAACGATGTACGTCCTCTTGGACGCCGTCACCGACTCGGCCGACGATGGGAACCAGCTCGGCGCCGCACTCAGAGAGAGCGGCAACGCCCTCCTCGTCGGTATCGTCGTCGCGGTCCTGCTGAGTGTCACCGCGCAGTACAACGTCCTCTCGGGAGTGGTCTTCGGCGTGAGCGGGCTGGCCGCGATCACGCCCCTCGTCGGCTTCGTGACCCTCCAGATCGGTGCGGTCCTCGTCTTGCTGCTGTTGAATCGGGTCGTCCCGGTGCTGGAGGGGTGGCTCCCCGACCCAGGCAGCGGTGATCGGACCCTCGATACGCTATCGGAAGTCGGGATGTCCAGAACCGAGGTTCCCGTGACCGTCTGGGCGGTCCTGGGTGTCGAAGGCGTCGTCGCCCTGTTCCCCCAGGCACAGGTCCTGTTCAACGCGTTCCTGGCCGGAACGCCCGTCGTTGGGTCTCTCCTCCGGGTCGCGCTGAGCGGGCTGGTGCACGTCCCGCTGGTGGTGCTGGCGGTCGGACTGCTCGGAATCCTCCTGGCGAGCGGGCTCCAGCGGTGGGTCGTCGACTGGCTCGGCGACGACCCCGCGAGGACGCTGTCGCTACAGAGCGGCGGTATCGTCGCCGTCGTCGCGACGATCCTCGGGACCACAGCCGTCTCGCTGCTGGGGATCGACCTCTTCGGCAGGAGTACGGCGGTCTCCACGCTCATCGGGCCGGCAGCGGTCGTCCTCGGCGGGCTCGTAACGGCCGTGTTGCTGATCGGACTCGTCGTTGCGGTCGTGCCGCTGTTGTCCCACCGCGGGTTCCTCCCGCAGCCGGCCGGCGGGTTCGCACTGGGCAGCGCAGTGCTGTTCCTGACGATCCTGCTCGGGGCGGAGTTGGGTGTGCCGACGGTGCTGGTCATCGCCGGGAGCGCGGCCACGCTGTTGATCTGGGACGCCGGCGCCCACGCCAGCAGCATCGGTCTCCAGTTGGGCCGTGACGCGGGGACGAGCGACAGCGAGTTCGTCCACGTCACCGGTACCGGGCTGGTGCTCGGGCTGGCAGTCGTCGGTGCGATCGCCGCGCGTTATCTCGTGGTACCGGCGATCGCCCCACGACAGACGAGCGCGGCGGCCCTCCGCTCGGTGATCGCCCTGTTCCTCATCGTGCTCGCGATCCTGGCGCTCGGGCTCGCACTCTCCGTGCGGTCGGACTCGCCGGTCGCCGAGTGA
- a CDS encoding DUF4129 domain-containing protein has product MPSSLIRAALALLCAGAVVFGTALFPAALDVELQPSGPETVGSDATNPTESLPTDTGGSPATETPTPTPMPTETAAPPPDDTGDPDPSLGWLALVPKLFGLVVLGGLGYVGLVLLRAADIGVGDSGLSLDWLTLPSLPAPIGNALQLIPQVTTTVLLAGAAMLGRVAASVGTIAAGLGRGIASGLGPLGRMLGRSLGALPVAFGALLAAPLQALGSLGGSGGLLASLRGGITRPEFMQPDDPTTEDARAVASTPAEESDPDPPTLREAWEAMVELVPVQNPAATTPGEYARTAIDIGLPAAPVRRLTELFRAIEYGGADTTSSRTEAARDALDQIRKGGDE; this is encoded by the coding sequence GTGCCTTCCAGTCTCATCCGCGCCGCCCTCGCCCTCCTCTGTGCCGGCGCTGTGGTGTTCGGGACCGCATTGTTCCCCGCCGCGCTGGACGTGGAACTCCAGCCGTCGGGTCCGGAGACCGTCGGGTCGGACGCCACGAACCCCACCGAGAGTCTGCCGACCGACACCGGCGGCAGTCCGGCCACGGAAACACCGACGCCAACGCCGATGCCGACAGAGACAGCCGCCCCACCGCCCGACGACACCGGCGACCCCGATCCGAGCCTCGGCTGGCTCGCACTCGTCCCGAAGCTGTTCGGGCTCGTCGTGTTGGGCGGGCTCGGCTACGTCGGGCTCGTATTGCTCCGTGCGGCCGACATCGGCGTCGGGGACAGCGGCCTCTCGCTGGACTGGCTCACACTGCCCTCGCTGCCTGCGCCGATCGGGAACGCCCTCCAGCTCATCCCGCAGGTGACCACGACCGTCCTGCTCGCCGGCGCGGCGATGCTGGGCCGTGTCGCCGCCAGCGTCGGAACCATCGCCGCCGGGCTGGGGCGTGGGATCGCCTCGGGGCTGGGACCCCTCGGCCGGATGCTCGGCCGGAGCCTCGGCGCGCTTCCGGTCGCGTTCGGCGCGCTGCTGGCAGCCCCCCTGCAAGCGCTGGGATCGCTGGGCGGCTCCGGCGGCCTCCTGGCGTCGCTTCGGGGTGGGATCACGCGTCCCGAGTTCATGCAACCGGACGACCCGACGACGGAGGACGCCCGGGCGGTGGCCTCGACGCCGGCCGAGGAGAGCGATCCCGACCCGCCGACGCTCCGGGAGGCCTGGGAAGCGATGGTCGAACTGGTCCCTGTCCAGAACCCGGCCGCGACGACGCCGGGGGAGTACGCCCGCACGGCTATCGACATCGGCCTCCCGGCCGCGCCGGTCCGTCGACTCACGGAACTGTTCCGGGCGATCGAGTACGGCGGTGCCGACACGACGAGTTCCCGGACCGAAGCGGCTCGCGACGCGCTCGATCAGATCCGGAAGGGAGGTGACGAATGA
- a CDS encoding redox-regulated ATPase YchF, which yields MSYKIGLVGKPSVGKSTLFNAATMNDVPEGAYPFTTIDPSVGEAYVRVDCAAPEFDHSCTPNHGYCSDGVRFVPTQLVDVAGLVPGAHEGKGLGNQFLTDLNEADVLVHVVDFTGETDLEGEPTDDHDPREDIDFLENELDMWYLDILEKGIERYRSGYHGEDADIEADLAEQMSAFSVSEEEIKQIVLALELALDPDSWDAEDRERLAREIRIRTKPMVVAANKMDTPAAQDNWATVTEDPDYEHLTFVPVSAHAEKALKNGDEQGVLAYRPGDDDFEVTADLPEEKAAGLEQIREFVTEFGGTGVQKVLETALFEELGAIAVFPGARKPQEDGTFLQDCFVLPDGSTAEDFAYFLHTDIGEGFLHAHDVRSGRQVGADTELDHRDVVEITTTN from the coding sequence ATGAGCTACAAGATCGGACTCGTCGGCAAGCCCTCCGTCGGCAAGTCCACGTTGTTCAACGCGGCGACGATGAACGACGTGCCCGAGGGCGCGTACCCGTTCACGACGATCGATCCCTCCGTCGGCGAGGCCTACGTCAGAGTCGACTGTGCGGCCCCGGAGTTCGACCACTCCTGTACGCCCAACCACGGCTACTGCTCGGACGGGGTCCGCTTCGTCCCGACCCAGTTGGTCGACGTGGCCGGTCTCGTCCCAGGTGCCCACGAAGGAAAAGGGCTCGGGAACCAGTTCCTCACCGATCTCAACGAGGCCGACGTGCTCGTCCACGTCGTCGATTTCACGGGCGAGACCGACCTCGAAGGGGAGCCAACCGACGACCACGACCCCCGCGAGGACATCGACTTCCTTGAGAACGAACTGGACATGTGGTACCTCGACATCTTGGAGAAGGGGATCGAACGCTACCGCTCGGGGTATCACGGCGAGGACGCCGACATCGAGGCCGACCTCGCCGAACAGATGTCCGCCTTCTCGGTCAGCGAGGAGGAGATCAAACAGATCGTACTCGCCCTGGAGCTTGCGCTTGATCCGGACAGCTGGGACGCGGAGGACCGCGAGCGACTCGCCCGCGAGATCCGCATCCGGACGAAACCGATGGTCGTCGCGGCCAACAAGATGGACACGCCGGCAGCCCAGGACAACTGGGCGACGGTCACCGAGGACCCTGACTACGAACACCTGACGTTCGTTCCGGTGTCGGCCCACGCCGAAAAGGCGCTGAAAAACGGCGACGAACAGGGCGTCCTGGCGTACCGACCCGGCGACGACGACTTCGAAGTGACCGCCGACCTCCCCGAGGAGAAAGCGGCCGGTCTGGAGCAGATCCGGGAGTTCGTCACCGAGTTCGGCGGGACCGGCGTCCAGAAGGTCCTGGAGACGGCGCTGTTCGAAGAACTGGGCGCGATCGCCGTCTTCCCCGGTGCGCGCAAGCCACAGGAGGACGGAACCTTCCTCCAGGACTGTTTCGTCCTGCCGGACGGGTCGACTGCCGAGGACTTCGCGTACTTCCTGCATACCGACATCGGCGAGGGGTTCCTGCACGCCCACGACGTCCGCTCGGGCCGGCAGGTCGGGGCCGACACGGAACTCGACCACCGGGACGTCGTCGAGATCACGACGACAAACTGA